The following coding sequences are from one Megamonas funiformis window:
- a CDS encoding DNA polymerase, with the protein MRTLSIDLETYCDLDLKKVGVYKYAEEAEILLFGYAYDDEMVNVIDLAQGEDIPEQVLRDLIDPAVLKTAYNAQFERVLLSHYLFGGETINSFYDDNYFLDPAQWQCTMVLSLNLGLYGSLAEDCRIFRLAEDKAKMNIGRKLIMEFSKPCKPTNTNGGRTRNLPKHDIQNWNLFKEYNKRDVEVERYLRKKMIKFKPTDFEQNLWVLDQQINDRGIGLDRQLADKAVEVDTDFRNRISAEAKDISNLDNPNSTEQLKHWILEKEGFFPSKITKTTVLELLKIVKNKEVKDMLKLKMLLSKTSIKKYVAMQNAQCADGRIRGLLQFYGANRTGRWAGRLVQVQNLPRNSMSDLDDARELLKHDDAETFEIFYENVPNVLSQLIRTAFIPTKSNKFVVADFSAIEARVIAWLSGENWRMKVFADGGDIYCASASQMFHVPVVKHGINGELRQKGKIAELALGYQGSIGALKAMGADKMGLTDEELIDIVTKWRKASPNIVRLWSIVDKAAKQAINEKTKVKIHHNMAFYYKAGMLRICLPSGRELTYIRPRVENNKITYEGTNQVSRTWERLETYGGKLTENIVQAIARDCLAVAMIRLEQAGFKIVMHVHDEVILDCVAAGIDKSLELANKIMGTAIDWAPELILNADGYITKYYKKD; encoded by the coding sequence ATGAGAACATTATCTATTGATTTAGAAACATATTGTGACCTTGACTTAAAAAAAGTTGGGGTCTACAAATATGCTGAAGAAGCAGAAATATTATTATTTGGCTATGCATATGATGATGAAATGGTTAATGTTATAGATTTAGCTCAAGGTGAAGATATTCCTGAACAGGTTTTAAGAGATTTAATCGACCCTGCGGTTTTAAAAACAGCATATAATGCTCAATTTGAGAGAGTGTTATTAAGTCATTATTTATTTGGTGGCGAAACAATTAATAGTTTTTATGATGATAATTATTTTTTAGACCCGGCACAATGGCAATGTACTATGGTGTTATCTTTGAATTTAGGATTGTATGGTTCTCTTGCTGAGGATTGTCGAATTTTTAGATTAGCTGAAGATAAAGCCAAAATGAATATTGGACGAAAATTAATAATGGAATTTTCGAAGCCTTGTAAGCCGACTAATACTAATGGTGGCAGAACAAGAAATTTACCAAAGCATGATATACAAAATTGGAATTTATTCAAAGAATATAATAAACGTGATGTAGAGGTTGAACGCTATTTACGTAAGAAAATGATTAAATTCAAACCTACAGATTTTGAACAAAATTTATGGGTATTAGACCAACAAATAAATGATAGAGGTATTGGATTAGATAGACAATTAGCTGATAAAGCTGTAGAAGTTGATACTGATTTTAGAAATAGAATTTCAGCAGAAGCTAAAGATATATCTAATCTAGATAACCCCAATTCTACAGAACAACTAAAGCATTGGATACTGGAAAAGGAAGGATTTTTTCCCTCTAAAATCACAAAAACTACGGTATTGGAACTCTTAAAAATAGTAAAAAATAAAGAAGTCAAAGATATGTTAAAGCTAAAAATGTTGCTATCTAAGACTTCAATAAAAAAATATGTAGCTATGCAGAATGCTCAATGTGCTGATGGACGAATTCGAGGATTACTTCAGTTTTATGGTGCTAATCGTACTGGACGTTGGGCAGGTAGATTAGTACAGGTTCAAAATTTACCTCGTAATTCTATGAGTGATTTGGACGATGCTAGAGAATTATTAAAACATGATGACGCCGAAACATTTGAAATTTTCTATGAGAATGTTCCAAATGTATTATCTCAATTAATAAGAACTGCTTTCATACCGACTAAATCGAATAAATTTGTAGTAGCTGATTTTTCAGCTATTGAGGCTAGAGTTATTGCCTGGCTTAGTGGAGAAAATTGGCGTATGAAAGTATTTGCTGATGGCGGTGATATTTATTGTGCATCGGCTAGTCAGATGTTTCACGTACCAGTGGTAAAACATGGTATTAATGGTGAACTTAGACAAAAGGGGAAAATAGCTGAACTTGCTTTAGGCTATCAGGGCAGTATAGGAGCTTTAAAAGCTATGGGTGCTGATAAAATGGGGCTTACTGATGAAGAATTAATCGATATTGTAACTAAATGGAGAAAAGCTAGTCCAAATATTGTTCGTTTATGGTCTATTGTGGATAAAGCAGCTAAACAGGCTATAAATGAAAAAACAAAAGTGAAAATTCATCATAATATGGCTTTTTATTATAAAGCGGGTATGCTTCGTATATGTTTACCTTCAGGGCGAGAATTAACATATATTAGACCTCGTGTTGAGAATAACAAAATCACATATGAAGGTACAAATCAGGTATCTCGTACATGGGAAAGGTTAGAAACTTATGGTGGAAAACTTACTGAAAATATAGTACAAGCAATTGCTAGAGATTGTTTAGCAGTCGCTATGATTAGATTAGAACAGGCAGGTTTTAAGATTGTTATGCATGTACATGATGAAGTTATTCTTGATTGTGTTGCTGCTGGTATAGATAAATCCTTAGAACTTGCTAATAAAATAATGGGAACTGCTATTGATTGGGCGCCGGAGTTAATTTTAAATGCTGATGGTTATATAACCAAGTATTATAAGAAAGATTGA
- a CDS encoding DUF2815 family protein, with translation MNDTKLTLKNVRLSYANIWEPKENPNGDLKYGASLIIPKTDKKQIAEIKKAIEAAKNAGKAKLANKNGKIPPNLKVPLRDGDTDRFDDDAYEGCYFINANSNTAPKIVDRKIKPILDRSAVYSGCYANVSVTFYAYKTDAGSGIAAGLGNIQKVKDGEPLGGASNPEDDFEVLDGDEFETEFANTDDEDEDMFE, from the coding sequence ATGAATGATACAAAGTTAACTTTAAAAAATGTAAGACTTTCTTATGCTAATATTTGGGAGCCAAAGGAAAATCCAAATGGGGATTTAAAATATGGCGCATCACTTATTATTCCTAAAACTGATAAAAAGCAAATAGCTGAAATAAAAAAAGCGATAGAAGCTGCTAAAAATGCTGGTAAAGCTAAATTGGCAAATAAAAATGGAAAAATTCCACCTAATTTAAAAGTACCTCTTCGTGATGGAGATACTGACCGTTTTGATGATGATGCATATGAAGGATGCTACTTTATAAACGCAAATTCCAACACTGCACCTAAGATTGTAGATAGAAAAATAAAACCTATTCTTGACCGTTCTGCTGTATATAGTGGTTGTTATGCTAATGTATCAGTAACATTTTATGCTTATAAAACAGATGCAGGTTCAGGTATTGCTGCTGGATTAGGTAATATCCAAAAAGTAAAAGATGGTGAGCCATTAGGCGGTGCGTCTAATCCAGAAGATGATTTTGAAGTATTAGATGGTGACGAATTTGAAACAGAATTTGCAAATACTGATGACGAAGATGAGGATATGTTTGAATAA
- a CDS encoding DUF2800 domain-containing protein has translation MTEPAHALLSASGSKRWLSCPPSARLEETYPDKETAAAREGTLAHAIGEFYLKYYLKHSHTNIALPKQFKNQELYNKAMLDYVFEYVEMCIEKINTALSIDKTAYIAIEEKIDYSEWAKEGFGTGDLVIITDKYVEIVDLKYGKGVAVSAVDNTQMQMYALGIISNFGFMYDFDTIQMTIFQPRNGGISSQEKSVKDLIKWGENIVKPTAELAYDGIGEFNAGKWCLFCRASLRCKKYSEYCLSVAKYDFIDPEFMSDEEMADALNRIEPLIHYAKQIKDYALSEALQGRTWPGYKLVEGKSSRKYSDIDAVISRLQKANIDSSDFMKEPELKSITELTKVLGKKTFSVLLDDLITKIAGKPTLVGIDDPRPEYNSPENDFEILD, from the coding sequence ATGACCGAGCCAGCACATGCCTTATTGAGTGCATCGGGTAGTAAAAGGTGGCTATCTTGTCCACCTAGCGCCCGATTAGAGGAAACATATCCCGATAAAGAAACAGCAGCTGCTCGTGAAGGAACATTAGCTCATGCTATTGGAGAATTTTATTTGAAGTATTATTTAAAACATAGTCATACGAATATTGCTTTACCAAAACAATTTAAAAATCAAGAACTCTACAATAAAGCAATGTTAGATTATGTATTTGAATATGTAGAGATGTGTATTGAGAAAATTAATACAGCATTGAGTATAGATAAAACAGCTTATATAGCAATAGAAGAAAAAATTGATTATAGCGAATGGGCAAAAGAGGGATTCGGTACAGGAGATTTAGTGATTATTACTGATAAATATGTAGAAATAGTAGATTTAAAATATGGTAAAGGTGTAGCTGTCAGCGCTGTCGATAATACACAAATGCAGATGTATGCCTTAGGTATAATCAGTAATTTTGGTTTTATGTATGATTTTGATACTATCCAAATGACTATATTTCAGCCACGTAATGGTGGGATATCTAGTCAAGAAAAATCAGTAAAAGATTTAATTAAATGGGGAGAAAATATTGTAAAACCAACTGCTGAACTTGCCTATGATGGCATAGGAGAATTCAATGCTGGTAAGTGGTGTTTATTCTGTAGGGCTTCATTGCGTTGTAAAAAATACTCTGAATATTGCTTAAGTGTAGCAAAGTATGATTTTATTGATCCTGAATTTATGTCTGATGAAGAAATGGCTGATGCATTGAATAGGATAGAACCTCTTATTCATTATGCCAAACAAATAAAAGATTATGCGTTATCTGAAGCACTACAAGGTAGGACATGGCCAGGCTATAAATTAGTAGAAGGTAAAAGTTCTCGAAAATATAGTGATATTGATGCTGTAATTAGTAGATTACAAAAAGCGAATATTGATTCATCTGATTTTATGAAAGAGCCTGAATTAAAGTCTATAACTGAATTGACTAAAGTATTGGGTAAAAAAACATTTAGTGTTTTACTTGATGATTTAATCACTAAAATAGCTGGTAAGCCTACACTTGTTGGCATTGATGACCCACGACCTGAATACAATAGCCCTGAAAATGATTTTGAAATACTTGATTAA
- a CDS encoding helix-turn-helix domain-containing protein, producing the protein MADWNLECEIKIRNLETLKENLDKEIDELINIAKKVQQEHLEVIEVQQNLNDIERKPLSISEFAEKVNVSYGTIYERVRTGVIKAKIDNRTIRIPYSEYENYMQRI; encoded by the coding sequence ATGGCTGATTGGAATTTAGAGTGTGAAATAAAAATCCGAAATTTAGAGACTTTGAAAGAAAATCTAGATAAAGAGATTGATGAACTAATTAATATCGCCAAAAAGGTTCAGCAAGAACATTTAGAAGTCATAGAGGTACAACAAAACTTAAATGATATAGAGAGAAAGCCATTATCAATCAGTGAATTTGCTGAAAAAGTAAATGTAAGTTATGGCACTATTTACGAAAGAGTACGTACTGGAGTAATAAAAGCTAAGATAGATAATCGTACTATTCGTATACCTTATTCAGAATATGAAAACTATATGCAAAGGATTTGA
- a CDS encoding DUF2513 domain-containing protein codes for MKRDLDIIRNILLYIENADNNRIRIYDISVNLNLPIDVIKYHIDLLADKKFIILRGCVTVLSPDYKPYDAIQIVRMTFDGCDYLEAIKNDTIWNNVKKDLKRIGGSASLDIVKTLAVNIGLKILQE; via the coding sequence TTGAAACGTGATTTAGATATAATTAGAAATATTTTGTTATACATTGAAAACGCTGATAATAACCGAATTCGTATATATGATATTTCTGTAAATTTAAATTTGCCTATTGATGTTATAAAGTATCATATCGATTTATTAGCAGATAAAAAATTTATTATCTTACGTGGTTGTGTAACTGTACTATCTCCTGATTATAAGCCTTATGACGCTATACAAATTGTTAGAATGACTTTTGACGGATGCGACTATTTAGAAGCAATAAAAAACGATACTATATGGAACAATGTCAAAAAAGACTTAAAAAGAATTGGTGGTTCTGCTTCTTTAGACATTGTTAAAACATTAGCCGTTAATATTGGTCTAAAAATTTTACAAGAATAA
- a CDS encoding helix-turn-helix transcriptional regulator: MIDAKVIGQRLLQLRNNLNKTRKDVAEACGISVSALTMYEIGERIPRDEIKIRLSNYYKKSITSIFFK; the protein is encoded by the coding sequence ATGATTGACGCTAAAGTAATAGGCCAGCGTTTATTACAATTGAGAAATAATTTAAATAAAACGAGAAAAGACGTCGCAGAAGCTTGTGGTATAAGTGTATCTGCTTTAACTATGTATGAAATTGGCGAACGTATTCCTAGAGATGAAATAAAAATACGATTATCTAATTACTATAAAAAATCAATAACGTCTATTTTTTTTAAATAA
- a CDS encoding LexA family protein, with protein MEFKDILKSLRTEKGLSQTDLAKITGLTRSAIGMYEVGKREPNFETLEILADFFNVDMNTLLGKNSITNKLAPNVHGLYSINTRKIPLLGKIACGKPIMTEECFEGYVQAGTNIRVDFCLVAKGDSMINARIYDGDIVFIRQQPEVENGEIAAILIDGGVTLKRVYYYDTSIELRAENPKYRPMIFKKDEYHQFKILGKAIAFQADIV; from the coding sequence ATGGAATTTAAAGATATATTAAAAAGTTTACGAACTGAAAAAGGCTTGTCTCAAACTGATTTGGCTAAAATAACAGGATTAACACGTAGTGCTATTGGAATGTATGAAGTGGGTAAACGTGAACCTAATTTTGAAACACTAGAAATATTAGCAGATTTTTTTAATGTGGATATGAATACACTATTAGGAAAAAATTCTATAACAAATAAATTAGCTCCTAATGTACACGGACTATATTCTATAAATACGCGAAAGATACCACTACTAGGTAAAATAGCCTGCGGTAAACCTATAATGACTGAAGAATGTTTTGAAGGATATGTACAAGCTGGAACAAATATACGAGTAGATTTTTGTTTAGTAGCTAAAGGTGATAGTATGATAAATGCACGTATTTATGATGGTGACATTGTTTTCATCAGACAACAACCAGAAGTAGAAAATGGAGAAATAGCAGCCATTTTAATTGATGGTGGTGTTACTTTAAAACGTGTATACTATTATGATACAAGTATTGAACTTAGAGCAGAAAATCCAAAGTATCGTCCAATGATATTTAAAAAAGATGAATACCACCAATTTAAAATATTAGGGAAGGCGATTGCTTTTCAAGCAGATATTGTTTAA
- a CDS encoding LexA family protein, which translates to MPTIGENIKKARKQANLTQMELAKITNLSRSYIGDIEKDRYNPSLSTLKAIAKATNQPLNFFISNQSNTPAKGIKIPVLGRVVAGIPVEAITDIIDYEEITEELARTGDFFALQVKGESMAPRIRENDVVIVRKQSTVENKEVAIVLVNGNEATIKEVQFQENGITLIGWNPAVYTPHFYSAKDIETLPVQIIGKVIELRGKF; encoded by the coding sequence ATGCCGACTATAGGCGAAAATATAAAAAAAGCTCGCAAGCAAGCAAATTTGACACAAATGGAACTAGCAAAAATTACAAATCTATCTCGTTCGTATATTGGAGATATTGAAAAAGATAGATATAATCCTAGCCTTTCTACCTTAAAAGCTATTGCTAAAGCTACAAATCAACCACTAAATTTTTTTATATCTAATCAGTCTAATACACCGGCTAAAGGTATCAAAATTCCTGTATTAGGTCGTGTTGTTGCAGGCATCCCTGTTGAAGCTATCACTGACATAATAGATTACGAAGAAATCACCGAAGAACTTGCTCGCACCGGAGATTTTTTTGCGCTGCAAGTAAAAGGCGAGAGCATGGCTCCCCGCATTCGAGAAAATGATGTCGTAATAGTCCGGAAACAGTCAACAGTAGAAAACAAAGAAGTCGCTATTGTTTTAGTAAACGGCAATGAAGCTACTATCAAAGAAGTTCAATTTCAGGAAAACGGTATTACTTTGATAGGCTGGAATCCAGCAGTATATACACCTCATTTTTATAGTGCCAAAGACATCGAAACGTTGCCTGTTCAGATTATAGGCAAAGTTATTGAACTTCGTGGGAAATTCTAA
- a CDS encoding DUF5677 domain-containing protein, with product MDANQKLTNTLYFNTLSDTLTNINDLLNYGKKLLNDVVSSSKITKEADKVLILWLRDVVELIHGLLCLYQGQSFNNCKVLVRSLFEHYLNFKYVFKDDKNIDIKLRSYRYFQLMIILNDYNNMLRNPVYPSKNFNLTTMKRDYPLYEADMKQIKQEITSELYSDLYNDVTKNFKYQPNKAYRQLFDKNPIQWYTLTNPSIKSISRLANYLDEKDLYIVFYKSYSKIIHAGNALNGLMLNANSIKLKNFNQPEEMMTSLCFMIALITKIYSLYMKYFSLVDKNYSDKYSTINEDLSNILTRWNMIEQIMTS from the coding sequence ATGGATGCAAATCAGAAATTAACAAATACGCTGTATTTTAATACTTTATCTGATACGTTAACTAATATAAATGACCTTTTAAATTACGGCAAAAAACTCTTAAATGATGTTGTTTCATCTTCAAAAATAACAAAAGAAGCTGACAAAGTTTTAATATTATGGCTCCGAGATGTTGTAGAATTGATACATGGTTTATTATGTCTTTACCAAGGTCAATCTTTTAATAATTGTAAGGTTTTAGTTAGGTCTTTATTTGAACATTATTTGAATTTTAAATATGTTTTTAAAGACGATAAAAATATAGATATAAAATTACGCTCATATAGATACTTTCAATTAATGATAATTTTAAATGATTATAATAATATGTTAAGAAATCCTGTATATCCATCTAAGAATTTTAATTTAACCACCATGAAAAGAGATTATCCATTATATGAAGCAGATATGAAGCAAATTAAACAGGAAATCACTTCGGAACTATATTCAGATTTATATAACGATGTTACAAAGAACTTCAAATATCAACCTAACAAAGCATACAGACAATTATTTGATAAAAATCCTATTCAGTGGTATACATTAACCAATCCAAGTATTAAATCTATATCAAGATTGGCTAATTATCTTGATGAAAAAGATTTATATATTGTTTTTTATAAATCATATTCAAAAATTATTCATGCAGGGAACGCCTTAAACGGTTTAATGTTGAATGCAAATAGTATAAAGTTAAAAAATTTTAATCAGCCGGAAGAAATGATGACATCTCTTTGCTTTATGATAGCGTTAATAACTAAAATTTATAGTTTATATATGAAATATTTTTCACTAGTAGATAAAAATTATAGCGATAAATATTCTACTATAAATGAAGATTTAAGTAATATTTTGACTCGTTGGAATATGATAGAACAAATTATGACTAGTTAA
- a CDS encoding ImmA/IrrE family metallo-endopeptidase: MSINSDKIEHIANTFAVELLLPDTYLKENADTSIYDLARIKGIPAKFINLKLKN, encoded by the coding sequence ATGAGCATAAACTCCGACAAAATCGAACATATAGCCAATACCTTCGCCGTAGAGTTATTATTGCCCGATACATATTTAAAAGAAAACGCTGATACCAGTATCTACGATTTAGCTAGAATAAAAGGTATTCCAGCGAAGTTTATAAACTTGAAACTGAAAAATTAA
- a CDS encoding abortive infection system antitoxin AbiGi family protein translates to MEKYTAGFSGTLTLKEYPSEQSANALFTCMRDIRFLKDILKRKKIYPRYYKEDIEYLHLPGLSGIAYPMKCFCDIFLNKLEKHMDKYGEYGIALTKEWGLTNKIQPIQYINENSFLYTSIQKLYENRHDPNNKLDYQDLFHNILGFIKPISGKMPKDDGVVTKNFHDEKEWRYIPEISPRARNYFPFIEESYIIDNSTFLNQKSNEFFIKDKYGLKITDKDIKYIIISKEEEREPFIDFILKECRFSRKEKYNLISKLIIFNEMKGDW, encoded by the coding sequence GTGGAAAAATATACAGCTGGATTTTCAGGGACCTTAACTTTAAAGGAATATCCAAGCGAACAAAGTGCCAATGCTTTATTTACATGCATGCGAGATATTCGTTTTTTAAAAGATATATTAAAGCGAAAGAAAATATATCCTCGATATTATAAAGAAGACATTGAATACTTACATTTGCCTGGTCTTTCAGGAATAGCATATCCTATGAAATGTTTTTGCGATATATTTTTAAATAAATTAGAAAAACATATGGATAAATATGGTGAATACGGCATTGCCTTAACAAAAGAATGGGGATTAACTAATAAAATCCAGCCGATACAATATATAAATGAAAATTCTTTTTTGTATACGAGCATACAAAAATTATATGAAAATAGACATGACCCTAACAATAAACTTGATTATCAAGATTTATTCCATAATATTTTAGGATTTATAAAACCTATATCCGGTAAAATGCCCAAAGATGATGGTGTTGTTACTAAAAATTTTCATGATGAAAAAGAATGGCGTTATATTCCAGAAATTAGTCCTAGAGCAAGAAATTACTTTCCTTTTATTGAAGAGTCATATATTATAGATAATAGTACATTCCTTAATCAAAAATCAAACGAATTTTTCATTAAAGACAAATACGGTTTAAAAATAACAGATAAGGATATTAAATATATAATAATTTCTAAAGAGGAAGAGCGCGAACCTTTTATTGATTTTATCTTAAAAGAATGTCGTTTTAGTCGAAAGGAAAAATATAATCTAATTTCTAAGTTGATTATATTTAATGAAATGAAAGGAGATTGGTAA
- a CDS encoding tyrosine-type recombinase/integrase, whose amino-acid sequence MARIHERLTKTKGKTYWFIIDVGRDDTGKRIRIKRCGFTKKSDAKKAMAEIESQYYAGKVFAKPKDITFAYYVQEIWFKEYQHYTKISTQKGIQYLLKALISFWGQDVKLKHITSLNIQAYIQNMLDMGKKRKTITKNLSYIKMIFKHALKNNIITNNPCENIDLPKMTLVEKTKLLQQKPKPLYLEKEDLLTFLNEAKNDAYAYPYYYMVFFLIYTGARLGEVCAMEWDNFNTKNKTIKITQNIYGCSQKNYYVQTPKTKNSIREISISQSFIDVMKEWRLIQNKQKIKNANNWDRTYNFIFTSRYYPGKPILTCNLYGFIKKIAKKIGLSWIHPHTFRHTHTSLLAAAGESLEVIQDRLGHTNDSTTRQIYLHITKSRKVDAASKFDAYLNS is encoded by the coding sequence ATGGCTAGAATACATGAACGCCTTACAAAGACAAAAGGCAAAACATATTGGTTCATTATAGATGTTGGTAGAGATGATACAGGAAAACGTATCCGTATCAAACGCTGTGGCTTTACTAAAAAAAGCGATGCTAAAAAAGCAATGGCAGAAATAGAGTCCCAATATTATGCGGGAAAGGTATTTGCTAAACCTAAAGATATAACATTTGCCTATTATGTTCAAGAAATTTGGTTTAAAGAATATCAACATTATACTAAGATATCTACACAAAAGGGCATACAATATCTATTAAAAGCATTAATATCATTCTGGGGGCAAGATGTTAAATTAAAACATATTACCTCTCTAAATATTCAAGCATATATACAAAATATGCTTGATATGGGTAAAAAACGTAAAACTATTACAAAAAACTTATCCTATATAAAAATGATATTTAAACATGCTTTAAAAAATAATATTATCACTAATAATCCTTGTGAAAATATTGATTTACCTAAAATGACTTTAGTCGAAAAAACTAAACTGCTACAACAAAAACCTAAACCATTATATCTAGAAAAAGAAGATTTACTCACTTTCTTAAATGAAGCTAAAAATGATGCATATGCATATCCATATTATTATATGGTATTTTTTCTAATCTATACTGGTGCTAGATTAGGCGAGGTATGTGCTATGGAATGGGATAATTTTAATACAAAAAATAAGACTATAAAAATTACCCAAAACATCTATGGTTGCAGTCAAAAAAATTATTATGTACAAACTCCAAAAACTAAAAATAGTATTAGAGAAATTTCTATTTCACAATCTTTTATAGATGTGATGAAAGAATGGCGATTAATACAAAATAAACAAAAAATAAAAAATGCAAATAATTGGGATAGAACATATAATTTTATATTTACTTCTCGATATTATCCTGGAAAACCAATTTTAACCTGTAATCTATATGGCTTCATAAAAAAGATAGCCAAAAAAATCGGGTTAAGTTGGATCCATCCACATACATTCCGCCATACCCACACATCATTATTAGCAGCGGCAGGTGAATCATTAGAAGTAATACAAGATCGGTTAGGGCATACCAATGACTCTACAACACGTCAAATTTATTTGCATATTACTAAAAGCAGAAAAGTAGATGCTGCTTCAAAATTTGATGCATATTTAAATTCATAA